A part of Arachis hypogaea cultivar Tifrunner chromosome 12, arahy.Tifrunner.gnm2.J5K5, whole genome shotgun sequence genomic DNA contains:
- the LOC140176750 gene encoding uncharacterized protein, with protein sequence MLLALESKNKLKFIDGSLPKSDSSDNLFEAWKRCNTYVIAWINLSLSANISQSVIWNHIASDLWIDLKHRYYQGDKFRVAELYEELYTLRQGDMDVTSYFTKLRLIWEEIDDFRSIPSCACEVECSCGLGTVRKYRIEDQVTKFLRGLNKQYAGVRSQIMLMEPLPNINIVFSYSRRRVAGEPRRQREDGDETAAAPPTNSETAATTPVEREIVAVAHGERARRHHSCGSSQQWQPE encoded by the exons ATGCTTTTAGCACTGGAATCTAAGAATAAACTGAAATTCATAGATGGTAGTCTGCCAAAATCTGATAGTAGTGATAATCTGTTTGAGGCCTGGAAGAGATGCAACACCTATGTGATTGCGTGGATCAATCTTTCGCTTAGTGCAAACATTTCTCAATCAGTCATTTGGAACCACATAGCCAGTGACCTGTGGATAGATTTAAAGCATAGGTATTATCAAGGAGACAAGTTTAGAGTAGCTGAATTGTATGAGGAACTGTATACACTTAGGCAAGGGGACATGGATGTTACAAGCTATTTTACAAAATTGAGATTGATTTGGGAGGAAATTGATGACTTTCGATCGATACCCTCATGTGCTTGCGAAGTTGAATGTTCATGTGGCTTGGGCACGGTCAGAAAGTACAGGATTGAAGACCAAGTCACAAAATTTCTTAGAGGATTAAACAAACAATATGCAGGAGTAAGATCGCAAATTATGCTGATGGAGCCACTTCCCAACATCAACATAGTGTTTTCATACAGTAG GAGAAGAGTAGCAGGAGAACCACGACGGCAGAGGGAGGATGGCGATGAGACAGCAGCAGCGCCGCCCACGAATAGCGAGACAGCAGCAACGACGCCCGTGGAACGTGAGATAGTCGCAGTGGCGCATGGGGAACGCGCACGACGGCATCACTCGTGCGGCAGCAGCCAGCAGTGGCAACCTGAATGA
- the LOC112727494 gene encoding dirigent protein 16-like: protein MLIRSLFTASMAMLITVAQWEVIGVSAIDPIAATGKEPMIELYMHDIQGGSSPTARPVTGLLGNIYSGQVPFAMPIGFNIPQGQTAVPNANGALPTVNGVFGIPLGTGLAGTSFAGDSGNNNNQNNAQLQLGPDGLGLGFGTITVIDDVLTAQPELGSQIVGKAQGVYVASSADGSRQMMTFTALFEGGEYGDSLNFYGLYKIGSAMSQLSVIGGTGKFKNASGFAELRALIPQDRFPLMEQRHC, encoded by the coding sequence ATGTTGATAAGATCATTATTTACAGCTTCAATGGCAATGTTAATTACCGTTGCTCAATGGGAAGTGATTGGTGTATCCGCAATTGACCCGATTGCAGCCACAGGAAAAGAACCAATGATTGAGTTGTACATGCATGACATTCAAGGAGGAAGCAGCCCAACAGCTAGGCCGGTTACCGGCTTGCTGGGCAACATTTACAGCGGGCAAGTGCCTTTTGCGATGCCAATAGGATTCAACATCCCGCAAGGTCAGACTGCTGTCCCCAATGCCAATGGTGCTCTTCCAACTGTCAACGGAGTATTCGGGATCCCACTTGGAACCGGCTTGGCTGGTACGAGCTTTGCAGGAGACTCAGGGAACAATAACAACCAGAATAATGCCCAGTTGCAGTTAGGACCTGATGGTTTGGGACTTGGTTTCGGCACAATCACTGTAATTGATGATGTTTTAACGGCTCAACCAGAACTGGGGTCACAAATAGTTGGGAAAGCTCAAGGAGTGTACGTGGCGAGCTCGGCAGATGGGAGTAGACAGATGATGACATTTACCGCCTTGTTCGAAGGAGGGGAGTATGGAGACAGCCTTAACTTCTATGGCCTGTACAAGATAGGGAGCGCCATGTCGCAGTTATCAGTGATCGGGGGCACAGGGAAGTTCAAGAACGCAAGCGGTTTTGCAGAGCTCAGAGCTCTTATCCCCCAGGACAGGTTTCCACTGATGGAGCAGAGACATTGCTAA
- the LOC112727495 gene encoding hydroxyethylthiazole kinase: MEQQTQPNPATNINPKATNNHNQPSSWAKKAWRLLSDVRAQSPLIQCITNFVSMDLMANTLLSAGASPAMLHSLEELNDFTPCCQALCINVGTLTPSWLPSMKSAAQLCSQLDIPWVLDPVAVSASGFRLKACMELVELKPAVIRGNGSEIIALSMAFTQPSKVSIVKGTDSIHESVDAVEAAKLLAKSSGAIVAVSGATDIVTDGNQVVGAHNGVPLMQKITATGCSVTALIAAFVAVDKIHALDAAVSALAVFGVTGELGMKNAKGPASLRMHLIDALHGLDEAALESHVNITSLS, encoded by the exons ATGGAACAACAAACCCAACCCAACCCAGCCACCAACATCAACCCGAAAGCCACCAACAACCACAATCAACCATCATCATGGGCCAAAAAGGCATGGCGCCTCCTCTCTGATGTTCGAGCTCAGTCCCCACTGATCCAGTGCATCACAAACTTTGTCTCTATGGATCTCATGGCCAACACCCTCTTGTCCGCAGGTGCGTCCCCTGCCATGCTTCACTCCCTCGAGGAGCTCAATGACTTCACACCTTGCTGCCAGGCACTCTGCATCAATGTTGGCACGCTCACGCCTTCCTGGCTTCCCTCCATGAAGTCTGCTGCACAACTCTGCTCCCAACTGGACATACCGTGGGTGCTCGACCCTGTTGCCGTCTCCGCCTCTGGTTTTCGTTTGAAGGCTTGCATGGAGCTTGTGGAGTTGAAACCTGCTGTCATAAGAGGGAATGGTTCTGAGATCATTGCTCTCTCCATGGCTTTCACTCAACCCTCCAAG GTCTCCATTGTCAAGGGTACAGACAGCATCCATGAGTCAGTGGATGCAGTGGAAGCTGCAAAGTTATTAGCTAAAAGCAGTGGTGCCATAGTTGCAGTATCAGGAGCCACCGACATTGTCACAGATGGAAATCAAGTCGTTGGAGCTCACAATGGGGTGCCATTGATGCAAAAGATAACAGCAACCGGGTGTTCAGTTACGGCACTTATTGCTGCCTTTGTAGCTGTTGACAAAATCCATGCTTTGGATGCAGCAGTATCAGCATTAGCGGTATTTGGTGTCACCGGTGAGCTAGGAATGAAGAATGCTAAAGGTCCTGCGTCTCTGCGAATGCATTTGATAGATGCCCTCCATGGGCTTGATGAAGCTGCTTTGGAATCTCATGTTAATATCACAAGTTTGTCTTAA